The sequence AAATCTTGCTCTGTATTTAACATGCATTAAGTCTGGATTTataatttgataaagtttcatataaaaatttggataTTCCAAGTTGAatcttttcatcaattcAAAAAGGCCATTCAGAGCCAAGATCGGAACAACACCGGCGTTTTTATTAGAGCTTTGCAAATTGTAGGAATCAGTAAGGAAATCCATTAGTTTAGTTGGAGTGTGGAAATGAGGTATTATTCTCTTATGCAAAATTAACAGAATAGACTTATACTGCTGTAAAGACAATTGGCCGTTTAAAAGGGATAACCAATTTTTCTCGAAATTGGACTTGAATTTGGACTCGTTCTCTATGGCTTGTGGGGGATTTGGTACAAAGATCTCTAAATCTGCATCAACACTAGAGCAATGTTTGTCATGATTTACTAAAGCTAACCATTTACCAacgtttttcaaaagcaaGTCCTGGTAGGCTGGATCCTCTAATAGTTGGTTAAATTCTGATTGAAAGTAGTATTGAATATCTGCAAATTTCGTATAATATTTTTCCGTGAATTCTACTATGATTAAATTTTCAGACGCACCCGAGCTTTTGACATCCTCTATTTCACCCATGTTCGAGGACCATAGGGCGATGATTAACTTTCTGAATGTTTTATTGGGGAAAAATGGTGCGCCCTTTTCAGATGCAAAATGAGTTGATTCCAGCTCTGCAAGTTGAAGATAGACATCAAGCGAATCTAACCCAAGTGATGTTTCGAAAGGTATGTCCGAAATGATAGCTAACAGCTTCGTCTTGAACGCTTCATACACCTTTCTACACCAATTAACAAACTGTTCCTTCTCTAATGTGCTCTTTTTGGACGAAGGAAGGGTCAAGTCGCCGCGGGAAAACAGCT is a genomic window of Saccharomyces cerevisiae S288C chromosome XVI, complete sequence containing:
- the NOC4 gene encoding ribosome biosynthesis protein NOC4 (Nucleolar protein; forms a complex with Nop14p that mediates maturation and nuclear export of 40S ribosomal subunits; relocalizes to the cytosol in response to hypoxia); the encoded protein is MVLLISEIKDIAKRLTAAGDRKQYNSIIKLINELVIPENVTQLEEDETEKNLRFLVMSLFQIFRKLFSRGDLTLPSSKKSTLEKEQFVNWCRKVYEAFKTKLLAIISDIPFETSLGLDSLDVYLQLAELESTHFASEKGAPFFPNKTFRKLIIALWSSNMGEIEDVKSSGASENLIIVEFTEKYYTKFADIQYYFQSEFNQLLEDPAYQDLLLKNVGKWLALVNHDKHCSSVDADLEIFVPNPPQAIENESKFKSNFEKNWLSLLNGQLSLQQYKSILLILHKRIIPHFHTPTKLMDFLTDSYNLQSSNKNAGVVPILALNGLFELMKRFNLEYPNFYMKLYQIINPDLMHVKYRARFFRLMDVFLSSTHLSAHLVASFIKKLARLTLESPPSAIVTVIPFIYNLIRKHPNCMIMLHNPAFISNPFQTPDQVANLKTLKENYVDPFDVHESDPELTHALDSSLWELASLMEHYHPNVATLAKIFAQPFKKLSYNMEDFLDWNYDSLLNAESSRKLKTLPTLEFEAFTNVFDNEDGDSEASSQGNVYLPGVAW